In Saccharicrinis fermentans DSM 9555 = JCM 21142, a genomic segment contains:
- a CDS encoding P-loop NTPase family protein, which yields MFYNIQNNYIVYNYQKSLDFMVKKGREIYGECFSLQSADMPIIRKLFVYMIRDEELMVEEGLDSRKGIMLCGPIGVGKTSLMHLLRLILPESKSYMMKSCRDISFEFHRDGYDVIDRYSKKSLRFNHGIMKKQTICFDDLGAEQNLKHFGNECNVLSEILLSRYDLFISDSLITHITTNLNATEIEKQYGVRVRSRLREMMNVVSFSDEAPDKRR from the coding sequence ATGTTTTACAATATCCAGAATAACTATATCGTCTATAACTATCAAAAGAGCCTTGATTTTATGGTAAAGAAGGGCAGGGAGATATACGGTGAGTGTTTTAGCTTACAGAGTGCGGATATGCCTATTATTCGAAAATTGTTTGTTTACATGATTAGGGATGAGGAACTAATGGTTGAGGAAGGTTTAGATTCGCGAAAAGGCATAATGCTTTGTGGACCTATTGGGGTAGGAAAAACTTCTTTGATGCATTTATTGAGGCTGATTTTGCCAGAAAGCAAAAGCTATATGATGAAATCATGTAGGGATATCAGTTTTGAATTTCATAGGGATGGTTATGATGTAATTGACAGATATAGTAAAAAAAGCCTCAGGTTTAATCATGGAATAATGAAAAAACAGACCATCTGTTTTGATGATTTGGGTGCTGAGCAAAACTTAAAACATTTTGGCAATGAATGCAATGTATTGTCTGAAATATTATTATCCAGATATGATTTGTTTATTTCTGATAGCCTTATCACTCATATAACAACAAATCTAAATGCTACTGAGATAGAAAAACAATATGGAGTTAGGGTAAGAAGTCGTTTAAGAGAAATGATGAATGTGGTTTCTTTTTCGGATGAGGCACCAGATAAGCGTAGATAA
- a CDS encoding DUF5675 family protein, which produces MDLTVLRYSSGVESTLGLLYIDQKFACYTLEDEHREKKVYGETRIPAGRYKVILRTVGSHHKRYKQKFQEFHKGMLHITNVPNFTNILIHIGNTDDDTAGCLLVGESSYSNVNQPGRINSSTIAYKRIYPIIVNAIGKGDEVWINYLDEVKFE; this is translated from the coding sequence ATGGATTTAACAGTTTTACGTTATAGTTCAGGGGTAGAGAGTACTCTGGGGTTGTTGTATATTGATCAAAAATTTGCTTGTTATACTCTTGAAGATGAACATCGTGAGAAGAAAGTGTATGGAGAAACCAGGATACCTGCAGGGAGGTATAAGGTTATACTCAGAACGGTAGGCTCTCACCATAAGCGTTACAAGCAAAAGTTTCAGGAGTTTCATAAAGGTATGCTGCACATTACAAATGTACCTAATTTTACAAATATTTTAATCCATATAGGAAATACAGATGATGATACAGCAGGTTGTTTGTTGGTGGGAGAATCGAGTTATTCAAATGTAAATCAGCCAGGGAGAATTAATAGTAGTACAATTGCTTACAAAAGGATTTATCCTATCATTGTTAACGCAATAGGAAAAGGCGATGAGGTTTGGATAAATTATTTGGATGAGGTAAAGTTTGAATGA
- a CDS encoding UvrD-helicase domain-containing protein, with protein MPDINSLPHISTLSDIETHFKVFAGPGAGKTRWLISHLERVLCESDRLNRTGKIACITYTNVAAEEILNRLKCDKSRFDISTIHSFLYRNIVKPFSYLIEKKDDGEILFDSASLDGHDEHIPRRDIIDSWVKKISEGRTKYWYLTSKENYPELAKCLSDADWFFNDTGIPQLKFRNQWTISTASKIRMPSTKLLEYKRVCWKKGILYHEDVLYFSYLILTRSPRVAEFVRAKFPYIFIDEFQDTTEIQTWLIDKITEQNTIVGVVGDIAQSIYKFTGAKRADFIDFKRDKISEYKLNHNHRSTKRIIDFLNQLRSDINQEYGQGQPDGVSINVLVGTIQNAKVWYERNFPDSPLYILTRKNTTVSEINNQIGTANTNLLKDLYSNDTNPQRVRFVHSLLMSFKFHKKGDLKNALNEIYKSLRRVSGTSVLKLSLKRLAIRIIDSLQIDANRNKTIAEFYLELRTYVLDEYGFKIGSNLNRGNAKTFYENHNLNEILPYVKVDTKSDDKVRTIHSAKGTEFKNTLVHFETTNEFRNYILNGLNHIDDAEDDCRIYYVGCSRAKDRLFISIPDFNQDDIKKLEEINVKYETV; from the coding sequence ATGCCTGATATTAATTCCTTACCACATATATCAACCTTAAGCGATATTGAGACACACTTCAAAGTCTTTGCAGGCCCTGGTGCAGGTAAGACAAGGTGGCTAATTTCACACTTGGAGCGGGTTTTATGTGAATCTGACAGATTAAACAGAACAGGCAAGATAGCTTGTATTACATATACGAATGTCGCTGCAGAAGAAATACTGAATCGATTAAAGTGTGATAAAAGTCGTTTTGATATATCTACAATTCATAGCTTTTTATATCGCAACATTGTCAAACCATTTTCCTATTTGATTGAAAAAAAGGACGATGGTGAGATATTATTTGATTCAGCAAGTTTGGATGGACATGACGAGCATATTCCGCGTAGAGATATCATTGATTCGTGGGTTAAAAAGATAAGTGAAGGTAGAACCAAATATTGGTACCTGACTTCTAAAGAAAACTACCCTGAACTAGCGAAATGTTTATCAGATGCTGATTGGTTTTTTAATGACACAGGTATTCCGCAATTGAAATTTAGAAACCAATGGACAATTTCTACGGCTAGTAAAATTAGAATGCCATCTACTAAGTTATTGGAATACAAAAGAGTATGTTGGAAAAAAGGAATTCTTTACCATGAAGACGTATTATATTTTTCTTATCTAATTCTGACTCGTTCACCAAGGGTTGCAGAATTTGTTAGAGCAAAGTTTCCATATATTTTTATTGACGAGTTTCAGGATACAACAGAAATACAAACATGGCTTATTGATAAAATTACAGAACAAAACACAATAGTAGGAGTCGTAGGGGATATTGCACAATCAATATATAAGTTTACAGGTGCAAAACGAGCTGATTTTATTGATTTTAAAAGAGATAAAATTTCGGAATATAAATTAAATCACAATCATCGCTCTACAAAACGTATAATTGACTTTCTTAATCAACTTAGATCCGACATCAATCAAGAATACGGTCAGGGACAACCTGATGGAGTTTCTATTAATGTATTGGTTGGGACAATTCAGAATGCAAAAGTTTGGTATGAAAGAAATTTTCCTGATTCACCACTTTATATTCTTACGAGAAAAAACACGACCGTCTCTGAAATAAACAACCAAATTGGTACAGCTAATACAAACCTCTTAAAAGACTTGTATTCGAATGATACAAATCCGCAAAGAGTAAGGTTCGTACACTCTTTATTAATGAGCTTTAAATTTCATAAAAAAGGTGATTTAAAAAATGCTTTAAATGAAATTTATAAGTCTTTACGTAGAGTAAGTGGTACATCCGTTTTAAAATTAAGCCTAAAAAGGCTTGCGATTAGAATAATCGATTCATTACAAATTGATGCAAATAGAAATAAAACGATTGCAGAATTTTATTTAGAATTAAGAACTTATGTATTAGATGAATATGGTTTCAAAATTGGAAGCAATTTAAACCGAGGAAATGCTAAAACATTTTATGAAAATCATAACCTAAATGAAATTCTTCCTTACGTAAAGGTAGACACTAAATCCGACGATAAAGTAAGAACAATTCATAGTGCAAAAGGAACTGAATTCAAAAACACTCTTGTTCATTTCGAAACTACAAATGAATTTAGGAACTATATACTTAATGGTCTGAATCACATTGACGATGCAGAGGATGATTGTCGGATTTATTATGTTGGTTGTAGTAGGGCAAAAGATAGACTGTTTATTAGTATTCCAGACTTTAATCAGGATGATATAAAGAAATTAGAAGAAATTAATGTAAAATATGAAACAGTTTAA
- a CDS encoding ATP-dependent nuclease: MYISGIKINNYRNFKNLNIEFNHGLNVIIGHNNAGKTNLIKALQLVLDRDLKEKPSIDDFCKTNLDYAKPPSIEISIFIKEHNDKADDKNVVYDWLINESPEYTAQLTYIFELPTKNHEEYKKQIEECKNGNGFDQEKCLKLISKKFLQKYVPRIYGGNPSKQEKADSENLERFDFQFLDAIRDAERQMFFGNNTLLRDVLNYFLDYDLTNGQGFENLSAENIELLKQREQEFNTKSKELLKILIGRIDRDKILQYSNETGADKGGKPNFDAEITEQELLFALRLIVEKSGFKIPIKNNGLGYNNLLFIALILAKMQMESSSYMGDNAKVFPVLAIEEPEAHLHPSMQSKFLKFLNTNNQARQIFITSHSTHITSAINLESIICLYDDIIGNSAVGYPGKVFSESKEDKDSKIYVQRFLDATKSNMLFAERLVFIEGLAEQLLIPSFAQYLEIEDSLVDKHVGIISVDSRTFKHFLKLYAYDETDSPYAINKKVVCITDADPTIKKSNKWVSAFPFELDDSENSKSLSTHVTELKEKFEDKYANIFVFHPPEGTGKTLEYELCKENPKSPQLITDAFPSQNSAHTPDNYTAIISRYEDDLNAIIEEYKTKLKIDNLDENRILKSISECTWGDETEKKKALIAAIYYKVVSNAKGQHAFYLEQKLRDNYKIKEDDKRLDFKVPSYIENALTEIIKKDA, translated from the coding sequence ATGTATATATCAGGAATAAAAATCAATAATTATAGAAACTTCAAAAATTTAAACATTGAATTCAATCATGGATTAAATGTAATTATTGGACATAATAATGCAGGTAAAACTAATCTAATTAAAGCTCTTCAACTAGTATTAGATAGAGATTTAAAAGAAAAGCCTTCAATAGATGATTTTTGTAAAACTAATCTTGATTATGCTAAACCACCCTCAATAGAAATATCCATTTTTATCAAAGAACATAATGATAAGGCAGATGATAAAAATGTTGTTTATGATTGGTTGATTAATGAATCACCTGAATACACAGCTCAATTAACATATATTTTTGAGTTGCCAACAAAAAACCATGAAGAATATAAGAAACAAATTGAAGAGTGCAAAAATGGAAATGGTTTTGACCAAGAGAAATGTTTAAAACTAATAAGTAAGAAATTTCTTCAAAAATATGTTCCTCGAATATATGGCGGTAATCCCTCAAAACAAGAAAAAGCTGATTCTGAAAACCTTGAAAGGTTTGATTTTCAATTTCTGGACGCAATTAGAGATGCTGAAAGACAAATGTTCTTCGGCAATAATACATTACTAAGAGATGTTCTGAATTATTTTCTTGATTATGATCTAACAAATGGGCAAGGTTTTGAGAATCTTTCAGCCGAGAACATCGAATTACTGAAACAACGAGAGCAAGAATTTAATACAAAATCAAAAGAATTACTTAAAATATTAATTGGTCGCATAGATAGAGATAAAATACTTCAATACTCAAATGAAACAGGAGCTGATAAAGGAGGGAAACCGAATTTTGATGCAGAAATCACAGAACAAGAACTACTATTTGCGTTAAGATTAATAGTTGAAAAAAGTGGATTTAAAATACCAATAAAAAACAATGGTTTAGGATATAATAACTTACTTTTTATAGCACTTATTCTAGCAAAAATGCAAATGGAGTCTTCCAGTTATATGGGGGATAATGCTAAAGTTTTTCCTGTTTTAGCAATTGAAGAGCCCGAGGCACATTTACATCCTTCAATGCAATCTAAATTCCTCAAGTTCCTAAATACAAATAACCAAGCTCGACAAATCTTTATAACCTCACATTCCACCCATATTACTTCTGCGATAAATCTTGAAAGCATTATTTGTTTATATGATGATATAATTGGGAATTCTGCTGTTGGCTATCCTGGCAAAGTATTTTCTGAATCGAAAGAAGATAAGGATTCAAAAATATATGTTCAGAGGTTTTTAGATGCTACAAAGTCTAATATGCTTTTTGCTGAAAGACTAGTATTTATAGAAGGATTAGCGGAACAATTATTGATTCCAAGTTTTGCGCAATACTTAGAAATTGAAGACTCTCTAGTAGATAAACATGTTGGTATTATTAGCGTAGATAGTAGGACATTCAAACATTTCCTTAAACTATACGCATATGATGAGACAGACAGTCCTTATGCAATAAATAAAAAGGTAGTATGTATAACCGATGCAGACCCGACAATAAAAAAAAGTAACAAATGGGTTTCTGCTTTTCCTTTTGAATTAGATGATTCAGAAAACAGCAAATCGCTTTCTACTCATGTTACAGAGTTAAAAGAAAAATTCGAGGACAAGTATGCAAATATTTTTGTTTTCCATCCACCAGAAGGGACTGGCAAAACTTTAGAGTATGAATTATGTAAGGAAAATCCTAAGTCTCCACAGTTGATTACAGATGCTTTTCCTAGTCAAAACAGCGCACATACTCCTGATAATTATACTGCAATAATCTCAAGATATGAAGATGATCTGAATGCCATAATAGAAGAATATAAAACAAAACTAAAAATAGATAATTTAGACGAAAATAGAATCCTAAAAAGCATTTCGGAATGTACATGGGGTGATGAAACAGAAAAGAAAAAGGCATTAATTGCTGCCATTTACTACAAAGTTGTATCTAATGCTAAAGGACAACATGCGTTTTATCTTGAACAAAAATTAAGAGACAATTACAAAATCAAAGAAGATGATAAAAGGCTTGATTTTAAAGTCCCTTCTTATATTGAAAACGCATTAACCGAAATTATAAAGAAAGATGCCTGA